CCCgaccctttctcttcttctcaatcttctatttctcttgcGAGATCTCGTATTTCTCGAGATAACGTCTTCACCGGCCCCCCAAAGATCGCCTTCCTTTTTCTCGCGCGCCGTAATCTCCCGCTTGATTTTCTCTGGGGCAGTTTCTTTGAGGTTTTTGCTCTTCCTCTGACTGATGACTTTCGCGCTCTTTCTCGAGAAAGTAAACTGGATCATCTGTTGTTTGTTTTTTCAGAACGCTGATACGGCTAacttttcaatttatattcattcgGCGCCGGGATATGTGTTTGATGAGTCAACAACGAAGTCGCATTTTTTTCTTGGTCGACAACTGCCGAATAGCATTCGGGTGACTATTTGCATTCGCTTCTGTTTGGTTTCTGAGAAAACGAAAGAAAATGATATGAACTTCTCTCTCTTGAACTGTATATAATATTGTTGAGATCGGTCGTCAATACAGGAATGCCTTagttattaagttattttttaattttgggttCAATATTTATATAGGTGGGTTGGGGAGAGTCGAGTATGATCCAAGCAGAAAGATTGCTATTTGCAGAAGCTCTTGAAGATCCGGCAAATCAGAGATTCGTTCTTCTCTCTGACAGGTTTGTTCCAATCCAAAGCAAAAAAATATTTCATGCATGTGGCTAgcattatttaaatcatttttattcaATTCTAGTGCATTATTTGCtacttttaattgaaaaaaaaacttgTTTATGACGGTAATGAATGTGATTGTTTCTAAGGTTGTTTTCTTGTATGTTTGCAGCTGTGTTCCCCTGTACAACTTTAGCTATATATACAAGTATTTGATGTCCTCTCCTAGGAGTTTCGTGGACAGGTAGGTGGGTCTGTCTATGATTGTTGATGTGCCCACTACCGTTTCTCTTTAAGATAGTTGAATAGCTATGAGTATTGTCACTATTTCATTTATTTTAGCTTTTTCTTCTGCTTTTTTTTTTGGAGTAAATTGCTAGCTTTTTATGCACTTTGTTGTCATTCATTGTAGCTTTCTTGATGCTAAAGAGGGCCGATACAATCCGAAGATGTCACCAAAAATACCAATGAAGAGATGGCGAAAAGGATCTCAGGTGATCAATCCGCTTACACAGCTCAGTTAAAAACAATTATCTTAGTTTCTGGATTCATTTTGAACGTTTTTTAACTGGTGAGTAGCTTTGTGCTCTACTCTTACTGGATTTCTGTGGATAATTTCAGTGGATCACCGTGATAAGAAGACACGCAGAAGTAATTATAGATGATGAAGTTATTTTTCGAGTCTTTCAAAAATATTGTAAGGTATGATTCGGGCATTTTGTGTTTTGAGTTTTAGCGAATAGCTGTCATTCGGGTTATATTAActtatttagtttatttgtatttcatACTCATTTAATCCTCCTGTTTGTCTAAGATAACAATATAACTAAGAAAGTGCTTTCACTTTGCAGCGACGCCCACCTCTAGATTCCAGGAAGGGAAAGCTGAATCTTGTAAGTGCTAGTCTTACCCAATTGAAGTACAGAAATTAAGAACTTGGCTTTCCAAATACTTGCTTCCACTCATGTTTACCTTATGTAGGTTGATCTTTAAAGTTAGTAAGTGAACAGTATTGGTATTGTGCTTATGTTTTTTAAAATTAGGTTATATAGATGTAATCTTAAAGAcacccaaatatatatatatattcctgaCGTTTGTTCTGAAAATCCCTTGCTTGATTTGTATATGTGAAGAGGATTACTTCTGTATGATAGTTTATTTTGAGTCAATGCGTATTTTCAGTAAGGAGTGATTGTTGTTGAACCTATGCTTAATTCTGAATGCAGAAACTTCAGAAGCAGCACAACTGTATTCCAGATGAACATTATGTGCCAACATTGCTTGCGGTAAGCCATAAATTCGCATTTTGGCATATCAAACTATCTTATAATACGCTCAAACATACTCATGTTGTATCGGGGTTGAGTGGATTGTTTAGATCCATATCTTGCAGTAGTTCAGGAGTTTATTTCAAGtccttatatattttttttgttctgTATATTTTTATTAGATGAGTCAGCTTGAAGATGAACTTGAACGAAGAACGTTGACCTATACTGTTTGGAATCAGTCTGCAAATAAAATGGAGAATAAAGATTGGCATCCTGTTACTTTTAATTATGCAAATGCTAGCCCTAAAAAGATCAAAGAAATAAAGGTATTATATTGTTGGCTTTGTATTTCTATGTGGTTACATATTTACAATGGTTTCATAAAGAGCTTCTTTTCCGATTTGTCTATTTTTCCTCCAAAAAATGTTTATTTGCTGCGTAAAGTACCTTGTTTGTCTCTATTTCCCTGCCTTGGAAAATGTTCAATTTAATGTTATTAGTGATACTACCTTCAGAAAATTATTCTTTGTATTTAATTTGCAATCAAAGTATTTTTGATACTACCTTCAGAAAAGTATTAGTGATACTACCTTCAGAAAATATACTCTACTCTTTATAGAAATGTTACATCATTTCTCTGCAGTATTTTTGTTCTTGTTCCTTATTTGACCAAATGATCTTTACTAATCCTGCAGAAGATCAACCATATATACTATGAGACTGAGTTCAGAACAGAATGGTGCCGTACTAATTTTACACCTGTTCCCTGTTTTCTGTTCGCAAGGAAATTTTCTCAGGGTGCTGCTATGCGCCTTTTGAGCGACGGAGTGCTTGGTCGCTATGATGCGTCTGCATTGGTAGAACCTCCTCCTTGATCATTTGATCATGTTCTTTACTGTCAACTAACGtagttgaaaaaaaaatcataattttagGCACTAATGGAAATCATCTTAGAGATTGCCAGATTTCTTATACCTCTACATCAGATCTTGAAACTCAAGCTATTTGTTGCTGCGGCTAGTCAAATAATGTTTACATCCAGATGAATTGGAA
This genomic interval from Humulus lupulus chromosome 8, drHumLupu1.1, whole genome shotgun sequence contains the following:
- the LOC133794878 gene encoding glycosyltransferase BC10-like isoform X1, with protein sequence MLAGRTMTKKAPPVATRHVIWLSWKLLIFLSVALCVLALLRLHSQPDPFSSSQSSISLARSRISRDNVFTGPPKIAFLFLARRNLPLDFLWGSFFENADTANFSIYIHSAPGYVFDESTTKSHFFLGRQLPNSIRVGWGESSMIQAERLLFAEALEDPANQRFVLLSDSCVPLYNFSYIYKYLMSSPRSFVDSFLDAKEGRYNPKMSPKIPMKRWRKGSQWITVIRRHAEVIIDDEVIFRVFQKYCKRRPPLDSRKGKLNLKLQKQHNCIPDEHYVPTLLAMSQLEDELERRTLTYTVWNQSANKMENKDWHPVTFNYANASPKKIKEIKKINHIYYETEFRTEWCRTNFTPVPCFLFARKFSQGAAMRLLSDGVLGRYDASALALMEIILEIARFLIPLHQILKLKLFVAAASQIMFTSR
- the LOC133794878 gene encoding glycosyltransferase BC10-like isoform X2, whose amino-acid sequence is MTKKAPPVATRHVIWLSWKLLIFLSVALCVLALLRLHSQPDPFSSSQSSISLARSRISRDNVFTGPPKIAFLFLARRNLPLDFLWGSFFENADTANFSIYIHSAPGYVFDESTTKSHFFLGRQLPNSIRVGWGESSMIQAERLLFAEALEDPANQRFVLLSDSCVPLYNFSYIYKYLMSSPRSFVDSFLDAKEGRYNPKMSPKIPMKRWRKGSQWITVIRRHAEVIIDDEVIFRVFQKYCKRRPPLDSRKGKLNLKLQKQHNCIPDEHYVPTLLAMSQLEDELERRTLTYTVWNQSANKMENKDWHPVTFNYANASPKKIKEIKKINHIYYETEFRTEWCRTNFTPVPCFLFARKFSQGAAMRLLSDGVLGRYDASALALMEIILEIARFLIPLHQILKLKLFVAAASQIMFTSR